A DNA window from Undibacterium sp. YM2 contains the following coding sequences:
- a CDS encoding DUF1843 domain-containing protein translates to MVSPTHIAPMAALYGVPIHEAIASGDLSKITAIRDQALDYLAAASEIERLLPSLEKAMKAKGLPPQALYGVAIQDAVTRGDQAEVARLKAQVAYYSRLF, encoded by the coding sequence ATGGTTTCCCCAACTCACATCGCACCCATGGCCGCTTTATATGGCGTCCCCATCCATGAAGCCATCGCCAGTGGTGATCTCAGCAAGATCACTGCGATACGCGATCAGGCACTCGATTATCTTGCGGCTGCATCAGAAATAGAACGTCTCTTGCCATCGCTGGAAAAAGCCATGAAAGCCAAGGGCTTACCGCCACAGGCTTTATATGGTGTAGCGATACAAGATGCAGTAACACGCGGTGACCAGGCAGAAGTCGCGCGTTTGAAAGCGCAAGTGGCTTATTACAGTCGTTTGTTTTAA
- a CDS encoding EboA domain-containing protein encodes MRHPSLEEMQALTPTAAALSQLDIWIAARSMPEALLWFRLQCQQISTAKQERDVYRAMGMASRKLGKQDLNLSADELAAAHVLRPGFDPSAWSVDIAARVAFLLASYAGDEAQFASQLDSSADSAEINELIALYSGFPLYPAAAVIEHRAREAIRSSMRPIFEAMAHRNPYPMQVFDEAAWNQMVVKCFFLDSPLWPIQGLEQRNNPALASILIDLAHERWAAGRTISPELWRCVTPQLALLGEPELLRALEQGSMAEKLAIAKSLSAHDSKIRTLCQQQNLITAARDLSWQELLQDSH; translated from the coding sequence ATGAGACATCCATCTTTAGAAGAAATGCAGGCACTGACACCAACTGCAGCAGCTTTGTCGCAACTCGATATCTGGATAGCCGCACGCAGCATGCCAGAAGCCTTGCTATGGTTCCGCCTGCAATGCCAGCAAATCAGTACCGCGAAACAGGAACGTGACGTGTATCGCGCCATGGGCATGGCTTCGCGCAAACTTGGCAAACAGGATTTGAACTTGAGTGCGGATGAACTGGCCGCAGCGCATGTACTACGCCCTGGTTTTGACCCCTCGGCCTGGAGCGTCGATATCGCAGCCAGGGTGGCTTTCCTACTCGCCAGCTACGCCGGTGATGAAGCGCAATTCGCCAGCCAGCTTGACAGCAGCGCTGACAGTGCCGAGATCAATGAGCTGATCGCCCTGTATTCCGGCTTTCCCTTGTATCCCGCGGCGGCGGTGATAGAACACCGCGCCCGCGAGGCGATACGTTCCAGCATGCGTCCCATTTTTGAAGCGATGGCACATCGTAACCCTTATCCCATGCAGGTATTTGATGAGGCTGCCTGGAACCAGATGGTCGTCAAATGTTTTTTTCTCGACAGCCCGCTATGGCCAATACAAGGCCTGGAGCAAAGAAATAATCCTGCTCTTGCCAGTATTCTGATTGATCTCGCCCATGAACGCTGGGCAGCAGGGCGTACTATCAGCCCCGAGCTATGGCGCTGCGTGACACCACAACTGGCATTGCTCGGTGAACCAGAATTATTGCGTGCTCTTGAACAAGGCAGCATGGCAGAAAAGCTGGCGATCGCCAAAAGCCTGTCTGCCCATGACAGCAAGATTCGCACACTGTGCCAGCAACAAAATCTGATTACCGCAGCAAGAGACCTGAGCTGGCAAGAGCTGTTGCAAGACTCACACTGA
- a CDS encoding UbiA family prenyltransferase: protein MNTLVMNNSRMGIYLRLGRVSNLPTVWTNVLAGAIVAGSITGRPLSLMHVLLVMLAISAFYCAGMYLNDAFDREIDARERPGRPIPSGQISARAVFAIGFILQVAGIAILSYYGTWAIVCGCALAATILLYNVWHKGNPLSPLIMGLCRALVYFVAAASVMMLELNATGEPPRTSTVLLNTTVVLAALAIWAHVVGLTYAAKQESLNRLGSLWPLLILALPVLLYGSRSVSSWADGGLALLMLLALIVADVIAVRLLITRHLAGSVPRAVAQLIAATSLLDALVIAIAGGGLAAVAFCLGAFILTRVLQRVIPGT from the coding sequence ATGAATACTTTAGTCATGAATAACAGCCGCATGGGTATTTATCTGCGGCTGGGCCGGGTATCCAATCTGCCTACCGTATGGACCAATGTGCTGGCGGGTGCCATCGTTGCTGGCAGTATTACTGGTCGCCCCTTGTCACTCATGCATGTGCTGCTGGTCATGCTGGCGATATCGGCTTTTTATTGCGCGGGCATGTATTTGAATGATGCCTTTGACCGTGAAATTGATGCCCGCGAAAGACCGGGGCGACCGATTCCTTCTGGCCAGATCAGCGCGAGGGCCGTGTTTGCCATAGGCTTTATCCTGCAGGTGGCTGGCATTGCCATACTCAGTTATTACGGCACCTGGGCCATTGTTTGTGGCTGCGCACTGGCTGCCACCATCCTGCTGTACAACGTCTGGCATAAGGGCAATCCACTGAGCCCGCTGATCATGGGCCTGTGCCGCGCACTGGTGTATTTTGTTGCGGCTGCCAGTGTCATGATGCTTGAACTCAATGCTACGGGCGAGCCGCCGCGGACCAGCACTGTATTGCTCAATACCACTGTGGTGCTGGCAGCGCTGGCTATCTGGGCGCATGTCGTAGGACTGACCTATGCAGCAAAACAGGAGAGCCTGAATCGTCTTGGCAGCCTGTGGCCTTTGCTGATACTGGCCTTGCCTGTGCTTTTGTATGGCAGCCGCTCGGTCAGTAGTTGGGCCGACGGCGGGCTGGCCTTGCTGATGCTGCTGGCCCTGATCGTTGCAGACGTTATCGCTGTGCGTTTATTGATTACCCGTCATCTGGCAGGTTCGGTACCCAGGGCCGTGGCGCAATTGATTGCGGCAACATCCTTGCTGGATGCACTGGTGATTGCCATCGCCGGTGGCGGCCTTGCCGCCGTGGCATTTTGCCTGGGCGCCTTTATCCTGACCAGGGTCTTGCAACGTGTGATTCCCGGAACCTGA
- a CDS encoding lanthionine synthetase LanC family protein, translating into MNAPINVPMTTPVTAPMTAPMNAVINPYKEVYLDVADRIGRNLCRDAVWDGARCNWLGWSMEAVNQNWVPAYRSFAGDLYGGTSGIALFLAELHQFSGDKQQKRILEGALNQALSLSDKMQGPARSGFYSGSSGFAYVLVRIGTLLKNEALIARGLREMASLKEHVPDAMFIDVIGGSAGAIPAMLKLGLEHQRPDFIAMAQSHGDYLLTHASKSDAGWSWETMHVPGQKHLTGHSHGVAGIVTALLELYRATEEKRYLDGANEGLRYERGLFSAQHNNWPDLRIMDASQTDAPPVYNMAWCHGAPGIGLSRLRNVALMPDDAMLMQELNAAIQTTASSLMPAWVHGISNFSLCHGACGNAELMIMAGQYLKRPDLTQIAEKIGQEGWQHYGQSDMPWPCGVAGTGETPNLMLGTAGIGHFYLRLYNPEAVPSVLIVTPPEKVGS; encoded by the coding sequence ATGAATGCACCGATCAATGTACCTATGACTACACCTGTAACTGCGCCTATGACTGCACCTATGAATGCGGTCATCAATCCTTACAAAGAAGTTTATCTCGACGTTGCCGACCGCATAGGTCGCAATTTATGCCGTGATGCGGTCTGGGATGGTGCGCGTTGCAACTGGCTGGGCTGGTCCATGGAAGCCGTGAATCAAAACTGGGTACCAGCTTACCGCTCCTTTGCCGGAGACCTGTATGGCGGCACCAGCGGCATCGCGCTGTTCCTCGCTGAACTGCATCAGTTCAGCGGCGACAAGCAACAAAAACGGATACTCGAAGGTGCTTTGAACCAGGCACTGTCGCTGTCTGACAAAATGCAGGGTCCAGCCCGCAGTGGTTTTTACTCAGGCAGCAGCGGCTTTGCCTATGTGCTGGTACGCATAGGTACATTATTGAAAAATGAAGCCCTTATCGCCCGTGGCCTACGTGAAATGGCCAGCCTCAAAGAGCACGTGCCGGATGCGATGTTCATCGATGTCATCGGCGGCAGTGCCGGTGCCATACCGGCGATGTTGAAACTCGGCCTGGAACACCAGCGCCCCGACTTTATCGCCATGGCGCAAAGCCATGGTGATTATTTACTGACACATGCCAGCAAGAGTGATGCTGGCTGGTCATGGGAAACCATGCATGTGCCCGGACAAAAACACCTGACCGGTCATTCACATGGTGTGGCTGGCATCGTCACCGCCTTGTTGGAACTGTATCGCGCCACAGAAGAAAAACGCTACCTTGATGGTGCCAATGAAGGCTTGCGTTATGAACGCGGCCTGTTCAGTGCCCAGCACAATAACTGGCCAGACTTGCGCATCATGGACGCCAGCCAGACTGATGCACCACCGGTGTATAACATGGCCTGGTGCCATGGCGCACCCGGCATAGGTTTATCGCGCCTGCGCAATGTGGCACTGATGCCGGATGATGCCATGCTCATGCAGGAATTGAATGCGGCCATACAAACCACGGCGAGTTCGCTGATGCCAGCCTGGGTGCATGGCATAAGTAATTTTTCGTTATGCCATGGTGCCTGCGGTAATGCTGAATTGATGATCATGGCAGGGCAATATCTGAAACGCCCCGACCTGACCCAGATCGCAGAAAAGATAGGGCAGGAAGGCTGGCAGCATTATGGCCAGTCCGACATGCCCTGGCCTTGCGGCGTGGCGGGCACGGGTGAGACACCTAACCTGATGCTGGGTACGGCGGGCATAGGCCACTTTTATTTGCGTCTATATAATCCAGAGGCTGTGCCTTCGGTGTTGATCGTGACGCCGCCGGAGAAGGTGGGGAGTTGA
- a CDS encoding bifunctional 2-polyprenyl-6-hydroxyphenol methylase/3-demethylubiquinol 3-O-methyltransferase UbiG has product MARISGTEGYAEMADYLVQQWQEISFEEHHAAVLHLFPATPGRVLDLGSGIGSDAAAFAALGHQVVAVEPVSELRLPGIELHDSDLITWLDDSLPDLALLSSRKETFDLIMLSAVWMHLDEAQRQQAMPRLASLMNASATLILSLRHGPVPAGRRMFDVSAAETIELAALQNLKPILHVEAASIQKLNQQSGVTWTRLAFRHATS; this is encoded by the coding sequence ATGGCAAGAATCAGCGGTACCGAAGGCTATGCAGAAATGGCGGATTACCTGGTGCAACAGTGGCAGGAAATTTCCTTCGAAGAACATCATGCCGCAGTCTTGCACCTGTTTCCGGCAACACCTGGCCGTGTGCTCGATCTGGGTTCTGGCATAGGCAGTGATGCCGCTGCATTTGCTGCATTGGGGCATCAGGTTGTTGCGGTAGAACCTGTCAGTGAATTACGCCTGCCCGGCATTGAACTGCATGACTCAGACCTCATCACCTGGCTGGATGACAGCCTGCCCGACCTGGCTTTGCTCAGCTCCAGAAAAGAAACTTTTGACCTCATCATGCTGAGTGCCGTGTGGATGCATCTGGACGAAGCTCAGCGTCAGCAGGCCATGCCCCGGCTGGCGAGTTTGATGAATGCATCGGCAACCCTGATATTGTCGCTGCGCCATGGCCCTGTTCCTGCCGGGCGACGGATGTTTGATGTCAGCGCGGCAGAGACGATAGAACTGGCTGCTCTGCAAAACCTGAAACCCATTTTGCATGTAGAAGCAGCGTCAATACAAAAACTCAACCAGCAAAGCGGGGTGACATGGACACGGCTGGCGTTCAGGCATGCAACATCGTAA
- a CDS encoding T3SS effector HopA1 family protein, producing the protein MHEELNNIYAALQIHNQHSYALGNTTPIPVTSTGAQTSPAQALTAAINNSLYGMYYVRDAADEAALPSQNLVANLSQANQTSDRWDPGWKIYQQSPDGRVMIQKGERSRTAMAGEYAANKWPGMPAQAGELVNLRVYPGTADMQQGFYYAFGSNLSDQFDDYELIRFYFNVPAHAAAELLYSLTTQLNRYALPFRYKTLVDASAYRRADAAVLYIAKRHYAMVAALMQDLHASLGSKLRAATPMFCKSLMSGIGVAEEPGTGESFGMHRCRLVAEGMVDAWLAGSQSVSARADAVQKRFATNGIDMRTPYLNRNSVNLFETPVFNGGLLL; encoded by the coding sequence ATGCACGAAGAATTAAACAATATCTACGCTGCCTTGCAAATCCACAATCAGCATAGCTATGCACTAGGCAATACTACTCCCATCCCTGTCACATCGACAGGTGCCCAAACCAGCCCGGCCCAGGCACTGACCGCCGCCATCAATAACAGCCTGTATGGCATGTACTATGTACGTGATGCTGCGGATGAAGCTGCCCTGCCTTCGCAAAACCTGGTAGCCAACCTGAGCCAGGCCAACCAGACCTCAGACCGCTGGGACCCTGGCTGGAAAATTTACCAGCAAAGCCCCGATGGCCGCGTCATGATACAAAAAGGTGAGCGCAGCCGCACCGCAATGGCGGGCGAATACGCGGCCAACAAATGGCCGGGCATGCCAGCGCAGGCCGGTGAGCTGGTGAACTTGCGTGTGTATCCCGGCACTGCCGACATGCAGCAAGGCTTTTACTACGCGTTTGGCAGCAACCTGTCTGACCAGTTTGACGACTATGAACTGATACGTTTTTACTTCAATGTTCCAGCGCATGCCGCAGCAGAATTACTCTACAGCCTGACCACACAACTGAACCGTTATGCCCTGCCCTTCAGGTATAAAACCCTGGTCGATGCCAGTGCCTATCGCCGCGCCGATGCCGCTGTGCTGTATATCGCCAAGCGCCACTACGCCATGGTCGCAGCGCTGATGCAGGACTTGCATGCCAGCCTGGGCAGCAAGCTGCGTGCAGCCACACCAATGTTTTGTAAATCCCTGATGAGTGGCATAGGTGTGGCAGAAGAACCAGGTACCGGTGAAAGCTTTGGCATGCACAGATGCAGGCTGGTGGCAGAAGGCATGGTCGATGCATGGCTGGCAGGCTCACAGAGCGTGAGCGCACGCGCAGACGCCGTGCAAAAACGCTTCGCCACGAATGGCATAGACATGCGCACCCCCTACCTGAACCGCAATTCAGTCAACCTGTTTGAAACACCCGTATTTAACGGAGGCTTGCTGTTATGA
- a CDS encoding GDL motif peptide-associated radical SAM/SPASM maturase: MEQTLVSQSSQASQPARARTLSDLNGHTPVHVVWEITLACNLKCSHCGSRAGKRRVGELSTEEAFSVIDQLAALGTREITLIGGEAFLRKDWLQMVERIAGHGIRVGMQTGARNLNTARLEAGKQAGLFGIGVSIDGMKDYHDRLRGVVGSWNDALRAMETAKSLGLGVSCNTQIGAETIDQLEPLFNRIIEAGATHWQLQITVAMGNAVENDHLLLQPHRVLELMPLLNRLYHEGQQRGLLLTFGNNLGYFGPFEHHWRGLGDETLHWTGCAAGQNVIGLEADGTIKGCPSLATETYGGGNVRDTAVAELWNTSEALHFGRMRNIDSLWGHCRTCYYADVCRGGCTWTSDSLFGKPGNNPYCHYRALKLEKRGIHEKIRKVAPAPDKPFAIGRFELYEEAIPGRQILPEEPAPAPRVAERTSSNPLPELGLCRNCHEYIWQDETECPHCHADVAAAAQKYAIEEARRQAVMTELKSVLDRLHVLTSTV; encoded by the coding sequence ATGGAACAAACTCTTGTATCTCAATCTTCTCAAGCATCCCAACCCGCCAGGGCGCGTACGCTGTCTGATCTCAACGGCCATACTCCTGTGCACGTGGTGTGGGAAATTACCCTCGCCTGCAATTTGAAATGCAGTCATTGCGGCTCACGTGCAGGCAAACGCAGGGTGGGTGAGCTCTCTACCGAAGAAGCTTTTTCCGTGATCGATCAACTGGCCGCCCTGGGCACGCGTGAAATCACCCTCATAGGTGGCGAAGCCTTCTTGCGCAAGGACTGGCTGCAAATGGTGGAACGTATTGCTGGTCACGGCATCCGGGTGGGCATGCAAACCGGTGCCCGTAACCTCAATACTGCAAGGCTGGAAGCAGGCAAGCAGGCCGGTTTGTTTGGCATAGGTGTGTCCATCGATGGCATGAAGGATTATCACGACAGGTTGCGCGGTGTCGTCGGCTCCTGGAATGATGCCCTGCGTGCCATGGAAACCGCCAAATCCCTGGGCCTGGGTGTCAGCTGTAATACCCAGATAGGTGCAGAGACCATAGATCAGCTGGAGCCGCTGTTCAACCGCATCATCGAAGCAGGTGCCACTCACTGGCAATTACAGATCACCGTGGCCATGGGCAATGCGGTAGAGAATGACCACCTGTTGTTGCAACCGCATCGTGTGCTCGAACTCATGCCCTTGTTGAACCGGCTTTATCATGAAGGTCAGCAACGCGGCCTGTTGCTGACCTTTGGCAATAACCTTGGTTACTTCGGTCCCTTCGAGCATCACTGGCGTGGCCTCGGCGATGAAACACTGCACTGGACAGGTTGCGCTGCTGGCCAGAATGTCATCGGCCTCGAAGCGGACGGTACCATCAAGGGTTGCCCATCACTGGCGACGGAAACCTATGGTGGTGGCAATGTCCGTGACACTGCCGTGGCAGAGTTGTGGAACACGTCTGAGGCTTTGCACTTTGGTCGCATGCGCAATATCGATTCACTATGGGGTCATTGCCGCACCTGCTACTACGCCGATGTCTGCCGTGGTGGCTGCACCTGGACTTCAGATTCCCTGTTCGGCAAGCCCGGCAATAATCCCTATTGCCACTACCGCGCACTGAAGCTGGAGAAACGCGGCATACATGAAAAAATCCGCAAAGTGGCACCAGCGCCTGACAAGCCTTTTGCCATAGGCAGGTTTGAACTGTATGAAGAAGCGATTCCCGGCAGGCAAATTCTGCCTGAGGAACCTGCGCCAGCACCACGCGTGGCAGAACGCACCAGCAGCAATCCCTTGCCTGAACTGGGATTGTGCCGCAACTGTCATGAGTACATCTGGCAGGACGAGACCGAGTGTCCGCACTGCCATGCCGATGTCGCTGCAGCCGCACAAAAATATGCCATTGAAGAAGCCAGACGGCAAGCCGTCATGACAGAACTCAAGAGCGTACTCGATCGCCTGCATGTGCTGACCAGCACAGTCTGA
- a CDS encoding aminoglycoside phosphotransferase family protein, producing MFLTASNMAHYLLARGTVPPSAVVDGDFMVVEAGRRNRNYKIIRRDGSGLFVKQIKEVEPMAISTMQREAACYRMAQKNGYEALARLMPGFVDHDAGRHCLTISLLPGGENLTEFHARNKTFPAGIGKLLGAALGSYHQTLRGKSLQTEDLSNFPRMAPWILSFHLNSVQAGSTLSGGVQQLGALIRQYPDLQQNLARLAQGWRYDSIIHGDMKWDNCVVYPGPNGELALRIIDWELVDYGDASWDIGAVLQAYLTSWIYSMPLYQEFDPTRFVDKAVFPLEGMYPSIHAFWRSYVQTAGIDKSQAYPYLLRCIEYGAARMVQTAFESLYYSPVMTNHAATLLQVSQNILRDSRQAASALYGFSGELSS from the coding sequence ATGTTTTTGACCGCATCCAATATGGCCCACTATCTGCTGGCGCGAGGCACGGTTCCACCAAGCGCGGTTGTCGATGGTGATTTTATGGTGGTAGAGGCAGGCCGCCGCAACCGCAATTACAAGATCATCAGACGCGATGGTTCAGGCTTGTTCGTCAAGCAGATCAAGGAAGTCGAGCCTATGGCAATCTCGACCATGCAGCGCGAAGCTGCCTGCTACCGCATGGCGCAAAAAAATGGTTATGAAGCTTTGGCAAGACTCATGCCCGGCTTTGTCGATCATGACGCTGGCCGTCATTGCCTGACCATCAGCTTGTTACCTGGCGGTGAAAACCTGACAGAATTTCATGCCCGCAATAAAACATTCCCAGCCGGGATAGGCAAGTTGCTCGGTGCTGCCCTGGGGAGCTATCACCAGACCCTGCGAGGCAAGTCGCTGCAGACAGAAGACCTCAGCAATTTCCCGCGTATGGCACCATGGATATTGAGCTTCCATCTGAACAGTGTGCAGGCTGGCTCCACCCTCAGTGGTGGCGTGCAACAATTGGGCGCACTGATCAGGCAATACCCTGACCTGCAGCAAAACCTGGCACGTCTGGCACAGGGCTGGCGCTATGACAGCATTATCCACGGTGACATGAAATGGGATAACTGCGTGGTCTATCCTGGCCCCAATGGCGAACTGGCTTTACGCATCATAGACTGGGAACTGGTTGATTATGGCGATGCCAGCTGGGATATTGGGGCAGTGCTGCAAGCTTATCTGACCTCTTGGATTTACTCCATGCCGCTGTATCAGGAATTTGACCCTACCCGCTTTGTCGATAAGGCTGTCTTTCCACTGGAGGGCATGTACCCGTCCATACACGCTTTCTGGCGCAGCTATGTACAGACGGCAGGCATCGATAAATCGCAAGCCTATCCCTACCTGTTACGCTGCATAGAATACGGTGCTGCACGCATGGTGCAGACTGCGTTTGAATCACTGTATTACTCGCCCGTCATGACCAATCATGCAGCGACCTTGTTACAGGTCAGCCAGAATATTTTGCGCGATTCACGACAGGCTGCGTCCGCCCTGTACGGGTTTAGCGGGGAGTTATCATCATGA
- a CDS encoding DUF1843 domain-containing protein, whose amino-acid sequence MTTSKETFGGFIPLYGAAMSDAIASGDAAKMSAARDAAFAHLAGAADVARLLPELESAIKSKGGIIRPLYAVTIQDAVARGDQVEISRIKSELASYNNLLGGNTAAAFHPVTPYGVAIQDAQARGDQAEVDRLKELAQSLLAQLNASK is encoded by the coding sequence ATGACTACCAGTAAAGAGACTTTTGGCGGTTTTATTCCCCTGTATGGAGCGGCAATGAGTGATGCGATTGCCAGTGGCGATGCTGCCAAAATGAGTGCCGCACGTGATGCAGCCTTCGCCCACCTGGCTGGCGCGGCTGATGTCGCCCGCTTATTGCCAGAGCTGGAAAGCGCCATCAAAAGCAAGGGCGGCATCATACGTCCCCTGTATGCCGTCACCATACAAGACGCCGTCGCCCGTGGCGATCAGGTTGAGATCTCCCGCATCAAATCTGAACTCGCTTCCTACAATAATCTGCTCGGTGGTAACACTGCCGCCGCGTTTCATCCTGTCACACCTTATGGCGTCGCGATTCAGGACGCGCAGGCGCGTGGTGATCAGGCCGAAGTCGATCGTCTGAAAGAACTCGCACAGAGCCTGTTGGCACAACTCAACGCCAGCAAATAA
- a CDS encoding GAF domain-containing protein, translating into MFEKNTEHQQWLEDSIANLDAAAGTIHVQRGEDLYLSAALRIPEPVLAIVAHVSHGKGMAGAAQLSKTPVQTCNLQDDKSGNIRPGAKAVGAQAAIAIPLLSKAGDVMAVVGFAWQKEGDPAEWVAQAPFPAKLAELTARLQAA; encoded by the coding sequence ATGTTTGAAAAAAACACAGAGCATCAGCAATGGCTGGAAGACAGCATCGCCAATCTGGATGCCGCCGCAGGTACCATCCATGTACAGCGCGGTGAAGATTTATACCTGAGTGCCGCCTTGCGCATACCTGAACCTGTGCTCGCCATCGTTGCCCATGTCAGTCATGGCAAGGGCATGGCAGGTGCGGCACAACTAAGCAAGACACCTGTGCAAACCTGCAATCTGCAAGACGATAAAAGCGGCAATATACGGCCCGGTGCCAAGGCCGTTGGTGCGCAGGCGGCAATCGCGATTCCCCTGCTAAGCAAAGCGGGCGATGTCATGGCGGTGGTTGGCTTTGCCTGGCAAAAAGAAGGTGACCCGGCAGAGTGGGTGGCACAGGCGCCTTTCCCTGCCAAACTGGCTGAACTGACTGCGCGTTTGCAGGCTGCCTGA
- the eboE gene encoding metabolite traffic protein EboE: MLISLPPQNVHLTYCTNIHAGESWEEISASLNETIPVLRKKLELLEGQPFGIGLRLSAIAADSLAQPAVLQQFKMQLQKLGAYVFTINAFPYGPFHTVRVKEQVYLPDWRDAERLRYTRQCAVILSQLLPDDMEGSISTVPGAYKSETQTADAQQQIVEQLIQAVAMLAEMEQATGKCIALALEPEPCCFLETMSETTAFFCDQLWAKDSIGKLAALVSCTEAQAERLMRRHLGVCYDVCHAAVEFEDPVHAMQTLTALGIRIPKIQLSCALRIPVMHADLLSELRRFDDGVYLHQVVIQNEDGLQRYTDLPAALAAYQAGHADGEWRVHCHVPIFWDSEQQQASTLGSTRADLLATLRALRKQGFSGHLEVETYTWDVLPAHLKTESKDHAIARELSFIMKELLT, from the coding sequence ATGTTGATATCCCTGCCACCGCAAAACGTGCACCTGACTTACTGCACGAATATCCATGCGGGTGAAAGCTGGGAAGAAATCAGTGCCAGCCTCAATGAAACTATCCCCGTACTCAGAAAAAAGCTGGAGCTGCTTGAAGGCCAGCCCTTCGGCATAGGTCTGAGGCTGTCGGCGATTGCGGCTGACAGCCTGGCCCAGCCAGCAGTCTTGCAGCAATTCAAGATGCAGCTACAAAAGCTGGGTGCCTATGTATTCACCATCAATGCCTTTCCCTACGGGCCTTTTCACACCGTCAGGGTCAAGGAGCAAGTTTATCTGCCAGACTGGCGTGATGCTGAACGTTTGCGCTACACCAGACAATGCGCCGTGATTTTGAGCCAGCTCCTGCCTGATGATATGGAGGGCAGTATTTCCACCGTCCCAGGTGCCTACAAATCTGAAACACAAACTGCAGATGCACAACAGCAGATTGTTGAGCAGCTCATACAGGCAGTTGCCATGCTGGCCGAAATGGAACAAGCAACTGGAAAATGCATAGCCCTGGCATTGGAGCCAGAGCCCTGCTGTTTTCTGGAGACCATGAGCGAGACCACGGCTTTTTTCTGTGATCAGTTATGGGCCAAGGACAGCATCGGCAAGCTGGCTGCATTGGTTTCATGCACAGAAGCGCAGGCCGAGCGCCTGATGCGCCGTCATCTTGGCGTGTGCTATGACGTCTGCCATGCTGCAGTCGAATTTGAAGACCCCGTCCATGCCATGCAGACCCTGACCGCGCTCGGCATACGCATACCCAAGATACAGTTATCTTGCGCCTTGCGCATTCCTGTCATGCATGCCGATTTGTTGAGCGAATTGCGACGTTTTGATGATGGTGTTTATCTGCATCAGGTTGTGATCCAGAATGAAGATGGGTTGCAGCGTTATACCGACCTGCCTGCCGCGCTGGCAGCTTACCAGGCTGGCCATGCAGACGGTGAATGGCGGGTGCATTGCCATGTGCCTATCTTCTGGGATAGTGAACAGCAGCAAGCTTCAACACTGGGGTCAACCCGCGCAGACTTGCTGGCGACCTTGCGGGCTCTGCGCAAGCAAGGTTTCTCGGGGCATCTGGAAGTCGAGACTTATACCTGGGATGTCTTGCCTGCGCACTTGAAGACTGAATCCAAAGACCACGCCATTGCGCGTGAGTTGAGCTTTATCATGAAAGAACTGCTGACATGA